From the genome of Amycolatopsis granulosa:
CTCCTGCTAGGTCAAAGGATCCACTACTCATGCTGGACATTACGCGCAGACGTGGTGGCCTTCCACAGTGAGGCCACCCTTAATCCGGCGGCCGGCGAGCACAATGGGAGCCGTGGACGCCTTCGAGGAGCTCGAGCTGCGCTGTGCCGACGCCTGGCCCGCAGTGACCGTGGACAAGATCGGTGACTGGCGGCTTCGCGCCGCGGGCGGGTTCACCGGCCGGGCCAACAGCGCGCTGGCGGTCGGCGATCCCGGGATGCCGATCGCGAGCGCCCTGCGGGAGGTGTGTGACTTCGCCCACGCCCACGACATTCCGCCGGTCCTGCACGCGGTCGTGGGCAGCGCGAACGAGCGCGCGATCGAAGCGGCGGGCTGGGTGCCGAACACCGGCCACGTGGCCGGGCACCGCGTGTCGGTGCTCACCGGTCCGCTGGGCACCGGCGCCGAGGGTGCCGGGGGCGCCACGGTGCTCGCGTCCCCGACGGCCGGGTGGTGGGAACTGACTGTCGGACGGCCCGAGCCCACCGCGGCCGAGCGGCACGTGCTGACCACCGGCGAGGTCGGCTACGGGGTCGCGGAAGTGACCGGCGTCACCGCGGGCGTGGTGCGCGCGGCCGTCGCCGGCGACGTCCTGCACCTCGCCCGGCTCGAGGTCCGGTCCCGGCACCGCCGCCGTGGCCTCGGCTCGGCGCTGATGGCCGCGTGCGGGGCGTGGGCGGCACGCCGCGGCGCGCGGCGGACGGTGCTGCAGGTCGCGGCCGGCAACCACGCGGCGCTCGCGTTGTACCGGCGGCTCGGGTTCACCGAGCACCACGAGTACCGGTACTGGGTCCCCCGCCCCCGGGCGTGCGAGGATCGCTCGCTGTGAAGGTTGTCGTAGTTGTCGGCGGGGTGGGCGGCGCCCGCTTCCTGCTCGGAGTCAAAGCGGCGCTGGGCCTGCCCCCGATCGGCCCTGGCGAGTCACCGCACGAGATCACCGCGGTGGTGAACACCGGTGACGACGTGTGGATGCACGGTCTGCGCATCAGTCCGGACCTGGACACCTGCATGTACACGCTCGGCGGTGGCATCGACACCGAGCGTGGCTGGGGCCACCAGGGCGAGACCTGGGTGGTGAAGGAGGAGCTGGCCGCCTACGGCGCCGAGCCGACCTGGTTCGGCCTCGGCGACAAGGACATCGCCACCCACTTGATCCGCAGCCGCATGCTGCGCGCCGGCTACCCGTTGTCCGCGGTCACCGAGGCGCTGTGCGACCGGTGGCAGCCGGGCGTGCGGCTGCTGCCGATGACCGACGACCGGGTCGAGACCCACGTCGTCATCGACGACCCGGACGAGCCCGGCAACCGCAAGGCGATCCACTTCCAGGAATGGTGGGTGCGCTACCGCGCGGAACCCCCGGCGCATTCGATCGTGCCGGTCGGCGTCGAGGAGGCCAAGCCGGCACCGGGCGTGCTGGACGCGTTCGCCGAGGCCGACGCGGTCCTGTTCGCACCGTCCAATCCGGTCGTCTCGGTCGGGACGGTGCTGGCCGTGCCCGGCGTCAAGGAGGCGCTGCGCAAGACCGACGCCGGCGTGGTCGGCGTGTCCCCGATCATCAGCGGCAAGCCGGTGCGCGGCATGGCCGACGCGTGCCTGACCGCGATCGGGGTGGAGACATCGGCGGAGGCGGTCGGCATCCACTACGGATCGCGGCAGACCTCGGAGGACGGGCTGCTCGACGGCTGGCTCGTCGCGGAGGGCGAAACCGTGCACGTGCCGGGCGTCGCGGTGCGCGCCGTGCCACTGTTGATGTCCGATGTGGACGCCACCGCCGCCATGGCCGCTGCGGCCCTGGAACTCGCGGGGGTCGACGTTGACTGACCACTCCACCCGACGGCTGGAGATCCTGCCGGTGGAAGGGCTGCCGGAGTTCCGTCCCGGCGACGACCTGACGGGCGCGATCGCGTCCGCCGCGCCGTGGCTGCGCTCCGGTGACGTCGTCGTGGTCACCAGCAAGGTCGTGTCCAAGATCGAGGGACAGCTGGTTCGCGTGCCCGCCGATCCGGAGGCGCGCGACGCGGCCCGGCGCGAGCTGGTCGAGCGCGAGGCGGTGCGGGTGCTCGCGCGGTTCAACCGGACGCTGATCACGCAGAACCGCATCGGCATCGTCCAGGCCGCGTCCGGGGTGGATGCGTCCAATGTGGAGGGCGACGAGATCGCGCTGCTGCCGGCCGACCCGGACGCCTCCGCGCTGGCGCTGCGCAACGGGCTGCGCGAGCGGCTCGGCGTGGAGATCGCGGTCGTGGTCACCGACACGATGGGCCGGGCGTGGCGGGTCGGGCAGACCGACAACGCCATCGGCGCCAGCGGCATCCGGGTGCTGCACTCCTACGAGGGCGAGGTCGACGCCCAGGGCAACGAGCTGCAGGTCACCGAGATCGCGGTGGCGGACGAGATCGCGGCGGCCGCGGACCTGGTGAAGGGCAAGCTGACCGCCACCCCGGTCGCGGTGGTACGCGGGCTGGAGCTGACCGACGACGGGTCCACCGCGCGCAAGCTGGTGCGACCGTCCGAAGAGGACATGTTCTCGCTCGGCACGCGGGAGGCGATCGCGCAGGGCCGGCGCGAGGCGGTGCTGGTGCGCCGGTCGGTGCGCTCGTTCACCGGCGAGCCGGTCGACCCGGAGGCGGTGCGCCGCGCGATCGGCGCCGGGCTGACCGCGCCCGCGCCGCACCACACGCGGCCGGTGCGGTTCGTCTGGCTGCGCGACCGCGGGCTGCGCACGAAGCTGCTGGAGGCGATGCGCGCCGCCTGGCGGGCCGACCTGTCGCGCGACGCGTTCACCGAGGAGCAGATCGCGAAGCGGATCGCGCGCGGCGACATCCTGTTCGACGCGCCGGAGGTGGTGATCCCGTTCCTGGTGCCCGACGGCATGCACACGTATCCGGACGAGCGGCGCAACGCCTGCGAGCGGACGATGTTCACCGTCGCCGGGGGTGCCGCGGTGCAGGGGCTGCTCGTGGCGCTGGCGGCCGAGGACCTGGGATCCTGCTGGATCGGGTCGACGATCTTCGCCGCGGACGTGGTGCGCGAGGTGCTGGGGCTGGAGCCGTCGTGGCAGCCGCTGGGCGCGGTGGCCATCGGACATCCGGATGCGGCCGCCTTGCCGCGCGAGCCGAGGACCGACGGACTGGTGGAGCTGTGAGCCTGCACGCGGACGCCGTGGCGACGCTGACGAAGTGGCCGGCGGGGACCAGCGGGCAGGAGGCGCTGCGGCACGCGTTCCTCGGTTTCCTCGCCGCGCGGGAGGACGCGTGCCGCCGGGCGTGCGCGGCCGGGCACATCACGGCCTCGGCGGTGGTGCTCGACCAGTCGCGTACGCACGTGCTGCTGACCCTGCACCCGCGGGTCGGGCGGTGGGTGCAGCTGGGCGGGCACTGCGAGGAATCGGATGCTTCGCTGTCGGCGGCGGCGCTGCGCGAGGCGTCGGAGGAGTCCGGGCTGAGCGGGCTGACCATCTCGGCTGAGCCCGTGCACCTCGACGTGCACCCGGTGACCTGCTCGCTCGGGGTGCCGACGCGGCACTTCGACGTGCGGTACGTGGTGACCGCACCGGACGGTGCGGCACCGGTGCGCAGCGCGGAGTCCGACGACCTGCGCTGGTGGCCGCTGGCCGCGCTGCCGCCCGGGTCGGAGGCGGATCTGACGGAGCTGATCGCGGCGGCGTGCGCATGATCGTGCCGGTCGACCCGTCGTCCGGGGTGCCGCCGTTCGAGCAGGTCCGGTCCGGACTGGCGCGGCGGATCAACGACGGGACGCTGGCGGTGGGCACGAAGCTGCCGACGGTGCGGGGGCTGGCCGGGGAACTGGGCATCGCGCCGAACACGATCGCGCGCGCGTACCGGGAGCTGGAGGACGCGGGCCTGATCGAGACCCGCGGCCGGGCCGGTTCCTTCGTGGCCGCCGCCGGCGACGAGTCACGCGCCCGCGCCCGCGAAGCGGCGGAGAGCTACGCCGCCGTGACCCGCGCACTCGGCCTGTCCCCGGACGAAGCGCTGCAGATCGCCCGCGCCGCACTGAACCACACCCGCTGACCGCGCGGGCGTCAGATCGCGCGGTAGTCCCGCGGCGAGAACCGCGGCCCGAAGCGCGGGCGGGAGAAGCCCGCCGCCTCCAGGTACCGCACGGCGCGCTGGCGCTGCGGCGCGTAGGGCGCCAGGACTTCGGCCATGCCCTCGTCGTCCAGCGGCTCACCGAGCAGCGCGTAACCGACCACCGCCGGGATGTGGACGTCGCCGAAGCTGACCGCGTCCGGGTCGCCCCACGCGCGCTGCGCCACCTCCGCCGCGGTCCACACCCCGATGCCCGGCACCTTGCGCAGCCAGGCCCGGCCCTCCGCGCCACGCAGCGTCGCGGCACGCTCCAGCCGGTGCGCCACCTGCGCGGCGAAGATCAGCGCCTTGCGCCGCGCCAGGTCCACCCCGGCGCGATGCCAGGTCCAGTCCGGAATGGACAGGACCGCCTCCGGTGCCGGCGGCACCCGCATGCCCGCCGGGGCGGGGCCGGGCGCCGGCTCGCCGAACCAGCGGCACAGCTCCCGCCACGACCGGCGCGCCTCGTAGCCGGTGACCTTCTGCTCCAGGACCGCGGGCAGCAGCGCGTCCCACACCCGGCCGCTCGCCCCCAGGCGCAGCCCCGGCATCCGGCGCCGCACCTGGGCGATCCGGTCGTGGTGCGAGACGAACCCGCTGTCGTCGTCCCCGGCGCCGACCAGCGCCGGCACGCCGTCCAGCAGCCGGTCCGCTCCCGGTCCCCAGGCCGCGGCCTCGATCTCGCCGTCCGCGTACCGGCGCAGCGCCAGCGTGCCGGGGCCGTCCGGCGTGTTGCCGGTCAGCCACGTCGTGCCCGCCTCGTCCGCGCGCAGGCACGGGTCGCCCTTGCCCCGCCGGTGCGGCCGGAGGACCGCGTCGAGGTCGAGGGGGAACGGCGGGCGGTACCGCATCAGGCGTCGCTGGAGAACCGGATCGAACCGTCGGGCAGGGTCACGTCCGGCCACACGCGGGCGCCGTCGAGCAGCTCGCACCCGGCGCCGACGACCGCGCCGTCCCCGACGACGACGCCCTTGAGCACCGCGCCCTTGCCGACACGCGCACCCACCCCGAGCACGGAGTTCTCCACAACCGCATTCTCCGCCACGGACACCCCGTCGAACAGCACCGACCCGGCGATCCGCGCGCCGGCGGCCACCTGCGCCCCGCTGCCGACCGTCGACCCGCCGGTGACGGACGCGTCCGCGGCGACGTTCGCGCCCTCCAGGACCAGGGCCGCTCCCGCCGGACCGGGCAGCGCCGAGGTCGGGGCGAGCCCGCGCACCAGGTCCGCGCTGCCGCGCACGAACGCCTCGGGCGTGCCCACGTCGAGCCAGTAGGAGGCGTCGACGAACCCGTGCAGGTGCGCGCCCTCCGCCAGCAGGCCCGGGAACGTCTCGCGCTCGACCGACACGCGACGGCCGGCCGGGATCGACTCCAGCACCGGGCGCCGGAAGACGTAGCAGCCGGCGTTGATCTGATCGGTCGGCGGGTTCGGGGTCTTCTCCAGGAACGCGGTGACCCGGCCCTCGGCGTCGGTGGGCACCGAGCCGAACCGGCTCGGGTCCTCGACGCGCTGGAGGTGGAGGGTCACGTCGGCGTCCGTGTCGAAATGGGTCTGGACCAGAGCCCGCAGATCGGCTCCGGAGAGGATGTCGCCGTTGAAGATCACCGCGTGATCGGCGCGCAGGTGGTCCGCGACGTTGCGGATCGCGCCGCCGGTGTCCAGCGGCTCGTCCTCGACCACGTACTCCAGCTCCAGCCCCAGCGCGGCGCCGTCGCCGAAGTGCTCCTCGAACACCTCGGCGCGGTACGACGTGCCGAGCACGACGTGCCGGATCCCGGCCGCGCGAACGCGCGACAACAGGTGCGTCAGGAACGGCACGCCCGCGGTGGGCAGCATCGGTTTCGGGGCGGACAGGGTCAACGGCCGCAGGCGCGTCCCCTTGCCGCCCACGAGAACAACGGCATCGACATCAAGTTCCGATGTCACGTCAAGATCCTTCCCATTATCACGCACCGGCGGGCGACAAACCGCGGGAAACGATGACGGCGACGGCCCCGAGGGCCTACCCTAGACAGCACACGGAGGGCCCCGTTCGGAGAGGGCCCACGTCGAGCCGGGAGGCCTAGCGGATGGACCCCCGCGATCGAGCGGATGCTCTGCTGGCCAGAGCACAGTCCCGGGGCGCGTTCGTCGTGACTCCGGACGCCGCGACCTCGCCGATGGACGCGTCGACCACCCAGCAGATCCCCCGGAGCGTCGTCGCGAAGATCGACGAGGAGGACCCGGATACGACCGCCGTCGTGCCGGCGTCGGTGATCGAGTCGGTGCAGGGCACCCTCACCGCCGCGAAGCCGGACACCCGCGTCTTCCTCCGGCCGGTGCCGCCGGAGGAAGAGGTCGAGGGCCTCGTGCCGACCACCAAGACGCAGAGCGGCACCTCCGACTTCGCGCGCAGGCTGGACGGGCTGTAACACCGCCGGGCCGGGCTCAGGCCACGACGCCCTAGGCGCCGCGGGTCTCGAACTTCAGGCGCAGCTTCAGACCCAGCCGCACCACGGCCAGCACCGGCTTCCAGGCCGGGCCCCGGTGCCGGTCCGCGAGGTAGCGGTAAGCGCTTTCGTGGTGCGCCGCCAGCATCTTCTTCGGCGCGCGGGACGTGGCCTTGCCGCCGATGTGCGTCACCGCGGCCGAGGGCACGTACACGTTGTGCCAGCCGGCGCGGCCGATGCGGTCGCCGAGGTCGACGTCCTCGAAGTACATGAAGTAGCGCGTGTCGAAACCGCGGACCGAGTCCCACGCCTCCCGCCGGATGAGCTGGCACGAGCCGGACAACCAGCCGGACGTGCGTTCCACCGGCGCGCCGCGTTCCTGCCGGTAGGCGCGGGTCCACGGGTTGGCGGGCCAGACCTTGCCGAACACCGCGTGACCGATGCCGCGCCCGAGCGAGGGCAGCAGCCGGGCGCTCGGGTAGACGGTGCCGTCCGGGTCCCGGATGAGCGGCCCGAACGCGCCACCGCGCGGCCAGCGCCGCGCCGCGTCGAGGAGGATGTCGAGCGAGCCGGGTTCCCATTCCAGGTCCGGGTTGGCGATGACGATCCAGCCGTAGCGGTCGTCGAGCGTGGCCACCCCGCGGTTGGCGCCGCCACCGTAGCCGAGGTTCTGGCCGATGCGCAGGACGTGGGTGTTGTTCCGCTGCTCGGCCCGGTCGAGGGCGTCGTCGGTCGAGTCGTTGTCGGCGACCACCACGTGCACGTCGCGGGTGGTCGCCTTCTCCAGGCTGTCGAGGAAGCGGTCGAGGTCCTCACCGGGGAAGTACGTCACGACAACCACGGCGACCCCGTCGCCATAACGGCTCGGCTCGGTCACGGGCGCCATTGTGCCCCGGCTACGCACCGCACGGGGACAGGCACCCCTCGACGGTGAACCGCGGCAATCCGCTACCGCGCGCAACCGGACGTGCACGCACCGGGAGAATGGCTCGGTGTCGGTACACGCCTTCATCGACGAGTCGATTCGCGACAGCCGCTACATCCTGTGCGTCGCCGTGCTCGACCCGGCCCAGCTCGTGCCCGCGCGCAAACAGCTGGCCCGTCTCCTGCTGCCCGGACAGCGCGAGTTGCACTTCAAGTAGGAAAAGCCGCCGCGGCGCGGGCTGCTCGCCGACCGCATCGGCGGGATCGAGGCGTCGGTGACGATGTACGTCACCACGCGGACGCGGAAGACCGAGGAGCAGGACCGGCAACGCTGTCTCGAGCAGGCAGTGCACGACCTCCTGGAGCTGCGGGCGAATCGCCTCGCGCTGGACAGCCGGAGTCATCGGGACATCCGCGACCTGACGACGATCTACCAGGCACTGGGGCGGCGACCGGCGGACACGAATGTCACCTACGAGCACCTGAAGTCGGCCGGCACGCCGCTGCTCTGGATTCCGGATGCTGTCGCGTGGTGCTACGGCGCCGGAGGGGACTGGCGCCGCCGGGTCCTGCCGATCGTGCGGAAGGTCGTCGACCTCTAGACAGCGCGAAGCCCGTGAGACGACCGTCCGGACGCGTCACGGGCTCACTTCTCGGCCCTACGGGGGCCTCGCAGGAGCCACTATACCCCAGCCGCCCGAACAGCGTCCAACGACTACCGCTCGCGCTGGCGCAGGTGCCACGCCCTGGCGTACGCCTCGCGGTGCTTCTCGGCGCTCGTGGACCAGGAGAACTCCTTCGCGCGCCGCTGGGCGGCCGCGGCCAGGAACGCGCGCCGCGCCGGGTCGTCGAGCAGCTCGCCGAGCGCCGCGGCCACGTCGCCGGGGCCGACACCGCAGTAGGCGACCGCGTCGCCGCCGACCTCGGGCAGCGACAGGCGCCGGGTGGTGAGCACGCACGCACCGCAGGCCATCGCCTCCAGCACCGG
Proteins encoded in this window:
- a CDS encoding sugar phosphate nucleotidyltransferase → MTSELDVDAVVLVGGKGTRLRPLTLSAPKPMLPTAGVPFLTHLLSRVRAAGIRHVVLGTSYRAEVFEEHFGDGAALGLELEYVVEDEPLDTGGAIRNVADHLRADHAVIFNGDILSGADLRALVQTHFDTDADVTLHLQRVEDPSRFGSVPTDAEGRVTAFLEKTPNPPTDQINAGCYVFRRPVLESIPAGRRVSVERETFPGLLAEGAHLHGFVDASYWLDVGTPEAFVRGSADLVRGLAPTSALPGPAGAALVLEGANVAADASVTGGSTVGSGAQVAAGARIAGSVLFDGVSVAENAVVENSVLGVGARVGKGAVLKGVVVGDGAVVGAGCELLDGARVWPDVTLPDGSIRFSSDA
- a CDS encoding NUDIX domain-containing protein, which codes for MSLHADAVATLTKWPAGTSGQEALRHAFLGFLAAREDACRRACAAGHITASAVVLDQSRTHVLLTLHPRVGRWVQLGGHCEESDASLSAAALREASEESGLSGLTISAEPVHLDVHPVTCSLGVPTRHFDVRYVVTAPDGAAPVRSAESDDLRWWPLAALPPGSEADLTELIAAACA
- a CDS encoding DNA-3-methyladenine glycosylase family protein gives rise to the protein MRYRPPFPLDLDAVLRPHRRGKGDPCLRADEAGTTWLTGNTPDGPGTLALRRYADGEIEAAAWGPGADRLLDGVPALVGAGDDDSGFVSHHDRIAQVRRRMPGLRLGASGRVWDALLPAVLEQKVTGYEARRSWRELCRWFGEPAPGPAPAGMRVPPAPEAVLSIPDWTWHRAGVDLARRKALIFAAQVAHRLERAATLRGAEGRAWLRKVPGIGVWTAAEVAQRAWGDPDAVSFGDVHIPAVVGYALLGEPLDDEGMAEVLAPYAPQRQRAVRYLEAAGFSRPRFGPRFSPRDYRAI
- a CDS encoding glycosyltransferase family 2 protein, whose translation is MAPVTEPSRYGDGVAVVVVTYFPGEDLDRFLDSLEKATTRDVHVVVADNDSTDDALDRAEQRNNTHVLRIGQNLGYGGGANRGVATLDDRYGWIVIANPDLEWEPGSLDILLDAARRWPRGGAFGPLIRDPDGTVYPSARLLPSLGRGIGHAVFGKVWPANPWTRAYRQERGAPVERTSGWLSGSCQLIRREAWDSVRGFDTRYFMYFEDVDLGDRIGRAGWHNVYVPSAAVTHIGGKATSRAPKKMLAAHHESAYRYLADRHRGPAWKPVLAVVRLGLKLRLKFETRGA
- a CDS encoding GntR family transcriptional regulator — its product is MIVPVDPSSGVPPFEQVRSGLARRINDGTLAVGTKLPTVRGLAGELGIAPNTIARAYRELEDAGLIETRGRAGSFVAAAGDESRARAREAAESYAAVTRALGLSPDEALQIARAALNHTR
- the cofD gene encoding 2-phospho-L-lactate transferase, which translates into the protein MKVVVVVGGVGGARFLLGVKAALGLPPIGPGESPHEITAVVNTGDDVWMHGLRISPDLDTCMYTLGGGIDTERGWGHQGETWVVKEELAAYGAEPTWFGLGDKDIATHLIRSRMLRAGYPLSAVTEALCDRWQPGVRLLPMTDDRVETHVVIDDPDEPGNRKAIHFQEWWVRYRAEPPAHSIVPVGVEEAKPAPGVLDAFAEADAVLFAPSNPVVSVGTVLAVPGVKEALRKTDAGVVGVSPIISGKPVRGMADACLTAIGVETSAEAVGIHYGSRQTSEDGLLDGWLVAEGETVHVPGVAVRAVPLLMSDVDATAAMAAAALELAGVDVD
- a CDS encoding coenzyme F420-0:L-glutamate ligase produces the protein MTDHSTRRLEILPVEGLPEFRPGDDLTGAIASAAPWLRSGDVVVVTSKVVSKIEGQLVRVPADPEARDAARRELVEREAVRVLARFNRTLITQNRIGIVQAASGVDASNVEGDEIALLPADPDASALALRNGLRERLGVEIAVVVTDTMGRAWRVGQTDNAIGASGIRVLHSYEGEVDAQGNELQVTEIAVADEIAAAADLVKGKLTATPVAVVRGLELTDDGSTARKLVRPSEEDMFSLGTREAIAQGRREAVLVRRSVRSFTGEPVDPEAVRRAIGAGLTAPAPHHTRPVRFVWLRDRGLRTKLLEAMRAAWRADLSRDAFTEEQIAKRIARGDILFDAPEVVIPFLVPDGMHTYPDERRNACERTMFTVAGGAAVQGLLVALAAEDLGSCWIGSTIFAADVVREVLGLEPSWQPLGAVAIGHPDAAALPREPRTDGLVEL
- a CDS encoding GNAT family N-acetyltransferase; translated protein: MDAFEELELRCADAWPAVTVDKIGDWRLRAAGGFTGRANSALAVGDPGMPIASALREVCDFAHAHDIPPVLHAVVGSANERAIEAAGWVPNTGHVAGHRVSVLTGPLGTGAEGAGGATVLASPTAGWWELTVGRPEPTAAERHVLTTGEVGYGVAEVTGVTAGVVRAAVAGDVLHLARLEVRSRHRRRGLGSALMAACGAWAARRGARRTVLQVAAGNHAALALYRRLGFTEHHEYRYWVPRPRACEDRSL